A region from the Lysobacter sp. BMK333-48F3 genome encodes:
- a CDS encoding DMT family transporter — translation MSTVAASAAPAADSRGALIQLLVAELLIGSVGVFVHESGQDAITAVLFRCVFGCVFLIAWGSARGLFRGLLGERALIRSAIVSGVLLVLNWVALFAGMARSSIGVATMVYHFFPFVVLGMAALFYGERTRAADLGWTAIAFVGVLCSADPFKLWSSAGSGYLIGVGLTFVAAILCGASLLLSRKISRERPLAVVLIQCLVGVLMLAPLADYAAVWKPGSHWFWLAGLGLIHSGVCYVLFYSSYPRLQVATIAVVAFIYPVIALLLDYLIYGHALAPVQRLGVALIVLGTLGVNLKWQWRRARPARA, via the coding sequence GCGTGTTCGTCCACGAGAGCGGCCAGGACGCGATCACCGCGGTGCTGTTCCGCTGCGTGTTCGGCTGCGTGTTCCTGATCGCCTGGGGCAGCGCGCGCGGCCTGTTCCGCGGCCTGCTCGGCGAACGCGCGCTGATCCGCTCGGCGATCGTCAGCGGCGTGCTGCTGGTGCTGAACTGGGTCGCCCTGTTTGCCGGCATGGCGCGCTCGTCGATCGGCGTGGCGACCATGGTCTATCACTTCTTCCCGTTCGTGGTCCTGGGCATGGCGGCGCTGTTCTACGGCGAACGCACCCGCGCCGCCGACCTGGGCTGGACCGCGATCGCCTTCGTCGGCGTGCTGTGCTCGGCCGATCCGTTCAAGCTCTGGAGCAGCGCCGGCAGCGGCTATCTGATCGGCGTCGGCCTGACCTTCGTCGCCGCGATCCTGTGCGGCGCCTCGCTGTTGCTGTCGCGCAAGATCAGCCGCGAACGGCCGCTGGCGGTGGTGCTGATCCAGTGCCTGGTCGGGGTGCTGATGCTGGCGCCGCTGGCCGACTACGCCGCGGTGTGGAAGCCCGGCTCGCACTGGTTCTGGCTGGCCGGCCTGGGCCTGATCCACAGCGGCGTGTGCTACGTGCTGTTCTATTCGTCCTACCCGCGCCTGCAGGTGGCGACGATCGCGGTGGTCGCCTTCATCTATCCGGTGATCGCGCTGCTGCTGGACTATCTGATCTACGGCCACGCGCTGGCGCCGGTGCAGCGCCTGGGCGTGGCCTTGATCGTGCTCGGCACGCTCGGGGTGAATCTGAAATGGCAGTGGCGCCGGGCGCGGCCGGCGCGGGCCTGA